The DNA segment CTTACCGCAGTTGAGCTTCGCCCGGCCGTGATTGAACTTGCCAAGCGTTACTTTCAATTACCGATTGGCAAAAAGCTTAATCTCATCAACGAAGATGCCGTCGCCTTTATGGCATCTGCCGAGCATAAAAAGGTCGATGTGATTTTTGCCGATATCTACAGCGCTAAAGGGGTAGACACTGGGCAACTCTCGCCCACTTTTCTTCAGCAGTGCACACAACTGATTAAACCTAATGGTTATTTAGTGCTGAATTGCTGGAAGGAACACAGCCAAAATCGCGAGTTACTCGCCGATTTGCAGCACCATTTTGCCCACGTGCATGCCTGCCTCACCAGCGGGGGCAACTGGGTGATTTTTGCCAGCCAAACACCACAATCTTTGGGCGCGTCGGCGCTGAAAAGTCAGGCGCAATCCCTGTCACAACAACTGGATTTTGCCCTTGAACGTTCACTGACTCGCTTTGGCCCTTGGATTTAAGATTAATCTCAGTCAAATGGCTTAAATTAGTTAACCCTAAGACTCAGCTTTGCTATGCTTCTCACTCCCTATTGATATGAGCTGTCACCATGAAAAATAAGAATAAATTTTTGTTAAGCGTTATGGCGCTGGCGTGCCTTAACTCTCTCAATGCTAACGCCGAAACCTTTAGTTTTGACACTCGTAACTCACTCAATTCCGACACATTAGTGCTGTTCCAAAGCGCTGATTCGACAACCTATAGTCTCGATTTTTTACCCCAATCGACTCAAGACCAACTCAACCTTGCGGTCGCCGACAACAGTTTTGCGGGTAAACGCGGTGAAATCTTAGAAATCCTTGTCCCAAGCGAAATCGATGCTAAGCGGGTGTTATTGGTTGGAATTGGCGATGCTAAGACCTTAACACCGGGTGAAATCAACACTTTAGGTGGCAATATTGCCGCCAAGCTTGAAACCGTACCCCAAGCCACAGTGCGTGTGCTGACCCAAGGCTTAAGTAACGCGCCGCTGTTCGGCTCAGAACTGGCCCACGGCATTGAGCTACGCAGTTACCGCTACACTCAATTTAAAGCCAGCAATCGCGCCGAGAAGAATTATCAAATCGGGGTTGATGACTTAAGCCAAAACCAAAAACACCATAAGAATCTGCAAGCTATCGAAGCGGGTGTGTTTTTAGCGCGGGATCTCACCAATGCGCCAGCGGGGATCATGTATCCCGAAAGCTTTGCTAACGAGGCGCGTAAGCTTAAGTCCCTCGGTGTAAAAGTCACAGTGCTCGAAGCCAAAGATATTGAACGCTTAAACCTCGGCGCCTTAGCCGCGGTGGGTAAAGGCAGCGAGCGCCCACCTAAGTTGGTCGTCGCCCACTGGCCCGGTAGCAAAGAAGCACCTATTGCTCTGGTGGGTAAAGGCATTACCTTCGACTCTGGCGGCTACAATATCAAGGCCACAGGCACCTCTATCGCGCGGATGAAGTCCGATATGGCGGGCGCGGCGACCGTGCTCGGCACTGTCAAGGCCATGGCCATTCAAAAGGCACCAGTAAACCTAGTTGCGATTATGCCGATGGCGGAAAACATGGTATCGGGACATGCAATGATCCCAGGCGATGTGATTAAAACCGCCCAAGGCCTCACGGTTGAAGTGCTCAACACCGACGCCGAAGGCCGTTTAGTGTTAGCCGACGGTCTCTGGTATGCCCGTGAGAATTACCGCCCTTCAATTATCGTCGATGTGGCGACCCTCACAGGCTCGAAAGTGGGCGCGCTGGGTAGCGTTTATGCGGGATTGTTTACCGATTCTGAGCCGCTGGTGCAGCAGCTCACCTTTGCGGGTAAACAGGTGGGTGAAAAAGTCTGGCGCTTGCCATTAGATCAAGCCTACGACGATGAGCTGAAATCCACCATCGCCGATTTAAAGAATACCGGTAAAGAAGGCAGCGCGGGGGCATCGTCTGCCGCCATGTTCCTCAAACGCTTTGCGGGTGAACAACCTTGGGCTCACCTCGATATCGCTGGCAACGCCTTAACCGCCACCGATACCGCCGTCGTGCCAGCCGGCGCCACGGGTTATGGCGTGCGCCTGCTCAGCACTTGGTTAACTCAGCCTAAGGCACAAAACTAACGCTATATTGTGAGTTAACTACATCCAAACCCACTCAAGCCGAGCCTATGGCTGGTTTGAGAAGCTAGATTAAGGGATATCGTCGATATCCCTTTTTTATTGCCATGATCTTTTACCACTTCATTAAAGTAAACAATCAATTAGCCGCTAACGCGCGCCAGTACTACAAAATCGATTAATCCTGCCTCTCAAACCCGCTTAATTCGACAAAATCGATTAGGATGATAGTTTTTATGCGTTATATTTATCATTCTGGGCTGGGTAATATGCTTCACATCAACGGGACACAAGTTAAGTGACTCGTACTTAATTCACCATAATCAACTAAATGGAAGCATAAAATGACTCAGTCAATTATCAACAGCACTATCAAACCATTCAAAAGCACTGCTTACCACAATGGTGAGTTCGTTCCAGTAACAGAACAAGATCTGTTAGGTAAATGGTCAGTTGTATTCTTCTATCCAGCAGACTTCACCTTTGTTTGCCCAACTGAATTAGGCGACATGGCGGATCACTACGCTAAGTTACAATCTATGGGCGTTGAAGTTTACTCAGTTTCTACTGACACTCACTTCACTCACAAAGCATGGCACGATACTTCTGACACCATCAAGAAGATCAACTTCCCAATGCTGGCTGACCCTACTGGCGTGATCAGCCGTAACTTCGGTGTGATGATCGAAGAAGAAGGTTTAGCACTGCGTGGTACTTTCGTTATCAACCCAGAAGGCCAAGTGAAAGTTGCTGAAATCCATGACCTAGGTATCGGCCGTAGCGCGTCTGAACTGGTTCGTAAGATCCAAGCAGCTCAGTACGTTGCAACTCACGATGGCGAAGTTTGCCCTGCTAAATGGCAACCAGGTGACGAAACCTTAGCACCATCTTTAGACCTAGTAGGCAAAATCTAATCTAGCCTAACAAGAGTCAACCCCGCCAACCTAGTATCTCAAGCTAGTTGGCAGCGCAGTAAGACGGCAATTGCACGAATCCCCGTGAGCTTAGTAGCTAAGTGATTGGGGTGAGTAAATGCAGCCAACGCTACTGCGGTGCCAAATAGGAAGAGAGAACCGCCCCCTGCAAGGTTCTAGGTTGGCCCCCTCGCGTTTTCAATTATTTCATTTTCAAGGATTTTGGAGTCATCATGTTAGATGCGAATTTAAAAAATCAACTGCAAACCTATCTGCAAAACCTCAAGAGACCAGTTGAACTTGTCGTGTCAGCAGATGAAAGCAAGAAGTCTCAAGAATTAAAAAGCTTAGCCAATGACATCGTTAGCCTTTCCTCTTTAGTGAGCCTCAAAGAAGCTCAAGGCTCTCGTACGCCAGCGATGACAGTGGTTAACACCGATCTCAATACTCAGATTAGCTTTGCTGGTCTGCCTATGGGTCACGAATTTACTTCACTCGTGTTAGCCTTGTTGCACACGGGTGGACACCCAATCAAACTCAGCGACGACGTCATTGAGCAGATCCGTAATCTGCCTGGTAAATATGAGTTTGAAACCTATGTGTCACTCACCTGCCAAAACTGCCCTGATGTGATTCAGGCGCTGAATATGATGGCCGCGATCAACCCGAACATCACCAACGTGATGATCGACGGCGCCCTGTTCCAGGATGAAGTGGCCAGCCGCAACATCATGGCCGTACCGTCTGTGTACTTAAACGGTGAAGTATTTGCCGCGGGTCGAATCAGCATTGGTGAGATCTTAAATAAACTCGATACTGGCGCTGCCAGCCGTAAAGCTGAAGAACTCAGCCTAAAAGCCCCATACGAAGTCTTAGTCGTCGGTGGTGGCCCTGCTGGCGCTGCAGCTGCGATTTACGCTGCCCGTAAAGGTCTTCGCACTGGTGTGGTTGCCGATAAATTCGGTGGCCAAGTCGCCGAAACTATAGGTATCGAAAACTTTATTTCGGTAAAAGCGACTGAAGGTCCAAAACTGGTGGCTAACCTTGAAGCCCACGTTCGTGACTACGAAGTCGACATCATGGATAACCAGAAAGCCGTTAAACTGGCGAGCGATGGTTTATTCGAACTCGAACTGGCAAGCGGTGCTACACTGCGCAGCCGTACCATACTACTGGCAACGGGTGCCCGCTGGCGCGAAATGAATGTCCCCGGTGAGAAAGAATACCGTGGTAAGGGTGTAGCTTACTGCCCACACTGTGACGGTCCATTATTTAAAGGCAAACGTGTTGCAGTGATCGGTGGCGGTAACTCAGGTATCGAAGCGGCTATCGATTTAGCGAACATCGTTGAGCATGTCACAGTACTCGAGTTTGATAGCAAACTGCGCGCCGATGACGTGCTGCAACGTAAAGCGGCCTCTATGGGTAATATCCATATCATTACTCAAGCGATGACCACTGAAGTGACTGGTGACGGTACCCGTGTAAACGGCCTGAACTACACCGACCGTGCGACCGGTGAAAACCACCATATCGCGCTGGCTGGTATCTTCGTACAAATCGGTTTAGTGCCCAATACCGAATGGTTAAAAGGCACTGTGGAATTAACCCCACGTGGCGAAATCATCGTCGATGAGCGCGGCCAAACCTCAGTACCAGGTGTATTTGCCGCAGGTGACGTGACTAACTCACCTTACAAGCAAATCATCATCGCCATGGGTAGCGGTGCCAATGCTTCACTGGGTGCGTTTGATTACCTCATTCGCCATAGCGATGACAGTACCGAGACAAAAGAAACTAAAGCGGCCTAATCGTTAACGATTATTCCTATGACTTAAAAGCCAGCTGATGCTGGCTTTTTGTTGCCTTCGAGAAATGGCACTCTTCACAAAGAACGCGCTAATGCTTCTTGCTCTTTAGTATCCAGAGATAAGAAATAACTATATTTCATCTTTAACCTCCGAACCAAAACACAATACGCTCTGATTCTAAAGAAGTCTAAAACCAAACCGAATAAGCAAAAAGGAATCACTATTACGATACTCATAGTGAGAAAAATATGAATGAACTCAATGAAATTTCCAAACTCACTCATCACAGTACGAAGAAGCGCAAACAGCATGCCCCCTAAAGTCAGGTAAATGACATACAAGAATGATAAATAAGCAACCCTTATAAAAGCTCTTAATCCTTTCACCTTGATTCACCCATACTTATCAAATGGACATTCCACTTCCTCACATCCCCTTAGGAAATCATCGATTGAGTACCATGCCTATTTACTGGATAAATCTAGGTAGGGACTCTCAAGCCGAATTTGCATTAAGGTTTCTGGTGTATCAACCGCTTTGAAACCAAACTGGGCGTAGAGTCCGTGGGCATCGCGGGTAGCGAGCATTATGCGTCTTAATCCTTGCAGATCAGGATGTTCCATAATTGCTGCCATCATCATCTTACTTAGACCTAAGCCTCGGTGAGATTCTAGGACAAACACATCAGCAAGGTAGGCAAAGGTGGCTTTATCAGTAATCATGCGCGCAAAGGCAAGCTGTTGATTATCCCTATCAAATACCCCAAAACATAAACTGTTGCTAAGCGCCTTTCGCAAGAGTTCAGGCGGCATACCCTGCGCCCAATAACTGTTGGCAATAAAACCATGGATAAGCTCAAAATCCATTTCCGTTTGCGCTGTGCTGACCCGATATTCCATCACTTGCCTCGATTTAGCTGTTATTGACGCTTACCAATAACATGAAAGCCATGGCAAATAACACTAATTTAGCTAATGAATACAAGGCGCCCGCCAGAGTGCCACCGCCATGGTTAGTAAATGCCAAGTGACGATTGATTTCATATTTAAATAAATGGGCGAGATGACGATAAGCCAAGAAGTAAAGCAGTGAAGCGGCAGGCCAAATGCCAATAATCAGCATTTGGCCCTGTTCCTTGGTCGTCAAAAGCGCTGACAGAAAAGGAATACTCAAACATGCCACGTATATCCACGCAAAGCGCTTGAGTAACTGACGAATTTTTTTATCCGATAACGGCTTCAACTGAACTCCTTTTCACCTTACGTCCATGCAATCACTGACTACATTGGCTCGATTTGCTCGACCATCAACTGCAGGGTGAAATTACCGCGATATTCGTTCACATCCAGCTTATAGACGATACGCGCATGCTGAATTGTCGCATCAGGCCAGGTGTATAAATCCACGTTAAAGGCAATCGCGTCCAACATCACTGTGCTACATGGGGTTTCAAGCACTAATTTAAGGTGGCGCTCCCCCACAATCCGCTGCTGGATAATCTTAAAATAGCCATCGAATAATGGCTCCTCGAAGGACTGACCCCAAGGCCCCGCATTACGGAGTAACTGGGCGATTTCGAGGGTAAGTTCAGTAGGCGTTAATTCGCCATCGGACCAAAGCTCACCTGTGAGCTGCTCAGGCTTTAATAGTTCACGCACCGCATCATCATAGGCTTTGGCAAAGGTTGCAAAGCCGCCTGACTTTAAGGTTAAGCCTGCTGCCATTGCATGGCCGCCAAATTTGCTGATAAGCCCAGGATGGCGAGAGTTCACCAACTCCAGCAGATCCCGCATATGCAAACCTTTGATGGAGCGTGCCGAGCCTTTAATTTCGCCATTACCCGCATCGGCAAAGGCGATAACGGGTCTGTGGTATTTATCTTTAATCCGCGAGGCAAGAATACCGATAACCCCTTGGTGCCAATCCTCTTGAAAAAGGGCTATGCCCCACGGAAGTTGCTCTTCATTAAGCTTTAGATATTCAAGACTTTTAAGCGCCTCTTGCTGCATCCCCACCTCAAGTTCACGTCGCTCTTGGTTGAGGCTATCGAGTTCTGCCGCCATCCGCCTTGCATACATGATGTCTTCGCACAGCAGGGTTTCAACCCCAAGCGCCATTTCATCCAGCCTGCCGGCGGCATTAAGCCTTGGGCCTACCGCAAAACCAAAGTCCGAGGCGACAATCCTAGCGGGATTACGTTTCGCCACTTCGAGTAGAGCGGTAATACCCACGCGGCAACGGCCGCTGCGCACCCGCGCCAATCCCGCCTCGACCAAAATACGATTGTTGGCATCGAGCGATACCACGTCAGCCACAGTGCCAAGGGCAACAATATCCAGCAGAGTGCCAAGGTTTGGCTCGGCAATGCCGCGGGCTTGATACCAATGACGAGCGCGCAGCTCAGCCCGAAGCGCCGTCATCAGATAAAAGGCAACCCCGACGCCGGCAATCGATTTGCTGGCAAACTGGCAACCGGGCTGGTTGGGATTCACTATGGCGTCGGCATCTGGTAACTCATGGCCGGGTAAGTGATGGTCGGTGATCACTACCTGCATGCCAAAGGCCTTGGCGGCGGCTACGCCCTCAATCGAGGAAATGCCGTTATCTACTGTGATAAGTAATTCTGCCTGTTTGGATGCCGCCACGGCGACAATCTCAGGACTTAGGCCATAACCGTAGTCGAAACGATTGGGGATCAAATAATCGACCTTGCTCGCCCCCATCATTCGCAGTGCTAACAAACACACACTGGTTGAAGTGGCGCCGTCGGCATCAAAATCACCGACGATCAGTATCGACTTCTCCTGCTGCATCGCATCGGCAATCAACTTAGCGGCCTGCTCCAAGCCCTTCATAGTATCGGGTCTTAACAGGCCTTTAAGCACTAGCTCGCACTCGTTGGGCATAACACCACGGCGGGCGTAAAGCTGTCTTAATAACGGCGGAAGGTGAGCGGGTAAATGGCTATCATCAACGGTTGGACGACGGACTATCTTATGGATCAAGGGAGCAAACTCTTAAGCAATCATGGGGCTAAGATAACAAAAAGGTGAGCCTTAAGCTCACCTTTAATGGGATAAATTTATCCGAAACGGGATTATTTACGCGCTTCTAAGGTACGCAGTAAATCCGCAGGTGGTTGATATCCAGGGATCATGCTGCCATCTTCCAATACGATTGCAGGCGTGCCGTTAACACCAAAACTGGTACCTAACTCATACTGCTCGGCAATTTTGGCATCACAGGTCGCGGCAGACACTTTTTTGCCCGCCTTGGCTTCTGTCATGGCCTTTAATGGATCCTTAGCACACCAGATGGCTTGCATTTCATCGGCATTGGCAGATGGTACGCCAGCACGTGGGAAAGCTAAGTAACGCACGGTAATGCCCATCTTGTTGTAGTCGGCCATTTGGCTATGCAATTTGCGGCAATAGCCACAGCTTACATCGGTAAATACCGTCACTACGTGTTTTTCATCCTTGGCCTTGTATACCAACATATGGTCTTCAAGCGGCTTCATCATCTCCAGACGCGGGCCAGCAAGTGCGGCTTCAGTCAGGTTTTTCATCCCCTTATCGAGATCGTACAAGTTACCGTGGAACAGTTTTGTGCCATCACGGCTGATATAGAGCACACCACGATTGGTCATGGCTTGGTATAAACCTTCAATCGGCGAGTCCTGCATTGAAATCACTTCAACGTCTAACATCTCGCTGAGTTTTTGCTTAATCGCAGCGGTGTCGGGAGTGGTCGCCGTAGCGGCGCTGGCCAGAGGCGCAACAACAAGCGCGATAACTAAAGATAATGCTCGGGTCAACTTCATGGGACTTCCTATTAAGTAAATCGCTACTGCGAAATATGGGTCTGCTTATTAGACCTTGTATGGGGGCAAAAAGTTACAGACAAGCCAGATAGAATGCAAATTTATACTGTAACTAAATTCGACCATCCTCGGTTTTGTGAAGGATCTAACTTAACCTCGAGGATGATGTTGTTGATGCAACTCTTGTAATCTCGCTCGAGCCACATGGGTATAAATTTGAGTGGTCGATAAGTCACTGTGGCCTAAGAGTAATTGTACTACTCTTAGGTCGGCGCCATGGTTAAGTAAGTGGGTGGCAAAGGCATGTCGCAGGGTATGGGGCGAAAGCTCGGTTTCGATGCCAGCACGGCTCGCATAGAGCTTGATACGATGCCAAAAGGTTTGCCTTGTCATCATCTGTGCCCGCTTCGAAGGAAATACCACATCGGACTGGATATTGCCCAAAAGTTCATGGCGCGCAAAGCTTAAGTAACGCTCGACCTCGGTAATGGCCAGCTCGCCCATAGGCACTAAGCGCTCTTTACCGCCCTTACCCACAATCCGCACTAAACCTTGGCGCAAACTCATCTGCTCCATGGTGAGTCCCACCAGCTCGCTCACCCGTAATCCAGTGGCGTATAAGAGTTCAAGCATGGCTTTATCACGGCATTCGACGGGGTCGTCCACATTGGGCTCGGCCAGCAATCTATCGACCTGAGACTCACTTAAGGAATCGGGCAACTGCCGACTCAATTTAGGCGATTCAATTAACGCCATAGGATCGCCAGCAATCTGTTTGGTTTGCAGTAAATAGGTGTAAAAACGCCGTAAACTGCTCAGTAGACGTGCACTACTGGTGCGGGCAAATTGTTGCTCGACGCGGTAGGCTAAATAGGCACGCACATCGGCTTGCCCCACCTCGATTAACCGCAGGCCTTGGCCCTGTTGATAGCGGTCAAAATGGCGTAAATCGGTGCGATAGGCACTCAAGGTGTTATCACTTAAGCCCTTGCTGGACCAAAGATCATCGAGAAAGGCATCGATAAGCGGATCGCACTGATAGGTTTTAGCCACAAAAACTCCATAAAAAAACGGCGCACTCTAAAGATACGCCGTTGATATTAACTCAATTGTTCAGCTTCTGGCAGCGCCTTGTTTATGCCGCGCTAACTGTTTTCGCGCCGCTACCACGAATGATTAAACAGAGCACAATCACCACTAGTGTTGGTAATAACCACGCCATGCCCTCTTCATACAGTGGCAGGATAGACAGCGTAGGAGACATACCGCTGACGAGATCGATAAAGCTTTGCGCCGCTTCCGTCACGCCTTTACCGTCTTCACCAGTGAGGCTTTTCGCAGCGACTTTCATCCCATCGAAAATACCAAACAGCAAGGCTACCGACAGTGCTGCGCGATGGGCAAACTGTGGACGCGGGAAGTATTCGGTCAAGAAGGTCACAGCCACTAAGGCAATCGCTACAGGGTAAACCGCCATCAACACCGGAATACTGATAGTAATTAACTGCGACAGACCAACGTTTGCGATTAAGGCACAGATGGCGCTCAGTAGAACCACTAAGAAACGGTAAGACAGCTTTGGCATCAGCTCATTGAAAAATTCTGAGCAGGCACTCACTAAACCGACCGCCGTGGTTAAACAGGCTAGAGTCACAACGGTAGACAGCAATACAGTACCTAAACTGCCAAACTCACGAGTCACATAGTTAGTTAAAATCTCGCCACCGTTTTTCGCGCCCACGGCAATATCACCCGCCGTCGCACCTAAAAAGAACAGTGACACATACACAAAAGCAAGCCCTGCCGCCGCGATAAAGGCTGCGCGGATCAAGTATTTAGTCTGCGCGCTAGGCTGGTCAATCCCCTTTTTACGCAGCAGATCGATGATCAACATGCCGAACATCAAAGACGCTAGGGTATCCATGGTGTTATAGCCTTCGAGGATACCTTTGGTCAGCGGATGGTTTTGGTAGTCACCCACGGCCACGCCTACATCGCCTGCGGGTAAAAACACCACAGACAGGGCTAAACCGACCAGTAATAACAACAGGATAGGAGTTAATACTTTACCGACGCTGTCGAGTAATTTACCGGGGAACAATGCCAGCAGCATAGTCACAGTGAAGAAGCACAGGGTGTAGATAAGTTGCGACAGATTCAGCGACAAACTGCCAAGCATAATGGTCGCAGTAGTGTTGTCGATAAAGGGCTTAGCACCGATTTCATAGGCCACAAGACCGGTACGCGGCGCCGCAAACGCTGGCCCAATAATGATATAAATCGCGATGGCCAAAGCGGTTGCCGCAAACACTGGCAGCATTGCCATAACCTTACCTTGAGCCTTAGCAACAGCAATGAGCCCGACTAAAGGTAAACCTACGGCAGTGATGAGAAAGCCTAACATGGCAAGGGGCATATTCTCCCCGGCCAACATACCCGCAAAGGGTGGAAAAATTAAGTTACCCGCCCCCAAAAAAAACGCGAAGGTCATAAAACCTAAGCCTAATGTATCCCCGATACTCATCTGATTGTCTTGCACGGAAAGCCCCATCTTGTCTTATTGTTTTTAATAAACTTAAGTGATTATGTGTCGATTAGCCATAGCTAAAACAAAGCCCATTCGGAGTGCAAATCTATGTTTACACAATTCCGTGGTAAATATGTGCGATATCTGCTGAGTTTATAAACAAAAATGAACTAAAAATTGGCTTCACTGCCGATTTCTTCACCTTAAAACCCGTTCACCTATCCGTTAATCATAAAATTGATTAAAAATGGGGGCGAAACTAATAACAGAATTCAAAAACCAATACAACAATCAAGGTTGTTTTTAAGAAAAAAACCACCTCAATGCTAATTAACTGCTAACAATGCGTTACCGAGGTAATAAATTAAACCGTTAATTAAGTGAACTTCGCCTCAAAACAGCATAAAAAACACAAAAACTAGATCTAAATGGAAGAATAGACTTATTTCACTTAACCATAAAAATCTTAGCTAAAGCGCGAACGGCCCTTTAAAATAGCGGCAATCTTAAATCGCCCCCATTAATTCACTCGATAGTCTGATATCCAATGGCATTTACCTTTAAACAATTCCACATTGACGATCTTAATTGCGGCATGCCCGTCAGCACCGACGGCGTGATATTAGGTGCATGGGCTCCGCTGTCGCGGGCCAAGCACATTCTCGATATTGGTGCGGGAAGTGGATTATTGAGTTTAATGGCGGCGCAGCGTAGCCAAGGGCAAATCACCGCTGTCGAATTGGAAGAAAAAGCCGCCGCCGCGTGCCAATACAATATGACGCAAAGTCCGTGGGCAGATAGATGTAAGCTCATCCATGGCGATATTCAGCACGTTTGCCAACAAGCTGAGTATCAAGGATATTTCGACCATATCATCTGCAACCCGCCCTACTTTGAACATGGCCCCAAGGCAAATGAGCAACACAGGGCGATGGCGCGCCACACTGATACCTTAGGCTTTACGCCCTTACTCGAGGCGATAAGTCAGTGTCTGTCGCATGAGGGCCACGCCAGCCTGATCCTCCCCATCCAAAGCCTGACGCGCTTTAAAGCTTGCCTGCATCAGACTCAACTTTATCTTGTAAAAGAAGTGAGGGTAAAAAGCGTGGAGAATAAGGAGGCCAATCGCGTCTTGCTGCTGTTGGCTAAGACTCTTTTAACTCAAAGTCAGGATGAACCCTGTCAGCACACAGAGCTCACCCTACGTGGGGAAGATGGCCGCTATACCGAGCAAATGATTGCCCTGACCAAAGATTTTTACCTAAAGCTTTAATTCGAGTAGCAATAAGGCTCGTATCAAGAACCTTATCTTTTGTAGCGGATCTAATATCAGCTATCTATCCATTTATTTTTGATCTCAAGCACTTTGTCTAAGTTATCAGTAAATAAACGCACTAACTCAGGATCGAAATGCACTCCGCTCTGCTCATGGATA comes from the Shewanella mangrovisoli genome and includes:
- the brnQ gene encoding branched-chain amino acid transport system II carrier protein → MGLSVQDNQMSIGDTLGLGFMTFAFFLGAGNLIFPPFAGMLAGENMPLAMLGFLITAVGLPLVGLIAVAKAQGKVMAMLPVFAATALAIAIYIIIGPAFAAPRTGLVAYEIGAKPFIDNTTATIMLGSLSLNLSQLIYTLCFFTVTMLLALFPGKLLDSVGKVLTPILLLLLVGLALSVVFLPAGDVGVAVGDYQNHPLTKGILEGYNTMDTLASLMFGMLIIDLLRKKGIDQPSAQTKYLIRAAFIAAAGLAFVYVSLFFLGATAGDIAVGAKNGGEILTNYVTREFGSLGTVLLSTVVTLACLTTAVGLVSACSEFFNELMPKLSYRFLVVLLSAICALIANVGLSQLITISIPVLMAVYPVAIALVAVTFLTEYFPRPQFAHRAALSVALLFGIFDGMKVAAKSLTGEDGKGVTEAAQSFIDLVSGMSPTLSILPLYEEGMAWLLPTLVVIVLCLIIRGSGAKTVSAA
- a CDS encoding tRNA1(Val) (adenine(37)-N6)-methyltransferase; the protein is MAFTFKQFHIDDLNCGMPVSTDGVILGAWAPLSRAKHILDIGAGSGLLSLMAAQRSQGQITAVELEEKAAAACQYNMTQSPWADRCKLIHGDIQHVCQQAEYQGYFDHIICNPPYFEHGPKANEQHRAMARHTDTLGFTPLLEAISQCLSHEGHASLILPIQSLTRFKACLHQTQLYLVKEVRVKSVENKEANRVLLLLAKTLLTQSQDEPCQHTELTLRGEDGRYTEQMIALTKDFYLKL